In Deinococcota bacterium, a genomic segment contains:
- a CDS encoding malectin, with amino-acid sequence MPQQLMPTVQRILLTLAVLGLIVAGCAPAATEEPAAPPPVVTETEETLPEVPDLTPREPAPEEPLDEAPIEEEPVEEEPVEEEPVEEEPVEEEPVEEEPVEEEPIEEEPVEEGVVPADEPFTLAVNAGGPEVVAGGVTWTADQFFEGGRTTSNEVVTEIEGTDNDEIYLNARVADANLDGFSYSIPVPTAGVYEVRLHFAELYFGAPGGGSGGGEGDRVFNVSFEGGAVELTGIDLVAETGAMNAVVKAFEVPVEDGVLDITFTASVNRPLVSALEVLGPTDMGTGN; translated from the coding sequence GTGCCCCAACAACTCATGCCCACCGTGCAGCGCATCCTCTTGACTTTGGCCGTGCTAGGACTCATCGTCGCGGGCTGTGCGCCCGCGGCGACCGAGGAGCCTGCCGCCCCGCCGCCCGTCGTGACCGAAACCGAGGAGACCTTGCCCGAGGTGCCCGACCTGACGCCTAGAGAGCCCGCGCCAGAAGAGCCTTTAGACGAAGCACCCATCGAAGAAGAACCTGTGGAAGAAGAGCCCGTGGAAGAAGAACCCGTGGAAGAAGAACCTGTTGAAGAAGAGCCTGTTGAAGAAGAGCCTGTTGAAGAAGAGCCCATCGAAGAAGAACCCGTGGAAGAGGGCGTCGTCCCTGCGGATGAGCCTTTTACGCTCGCTGTCAACGCGGGCGGCCCGGAGGTCGTGGCCGGCGGGGTGACCTGGACGGCGGACCAGTTTTTCGAGGGCGGCAGGACGACTTCGAACGAGGTCGTGACCGAGATCGAGGGAACGGACAACGACGAGATCTACTTGAATGCCCGGGTTGCCGACGCCAATTTGGACGGCTTCAGTTACAGCATTCCGGTGCCTACAGCGGGCGTCTACGAAGTGCGGCTGCACTTTGCCGAGCTGTACTTCGGCGCACCCGGGGGCGGCTCGGGTGGTGGCGAGGGTGACCGCGTCTTCAACGTCAGCTTCGAGGGGGGCGCGGTCGAGCTGACCGGCATCGACCTCGTTGCCGAGACCGGTGCCATGAACGCCGTCGTCAAGGCCTTCGAGGTGCCGGTCGAAGACGGTGTCCTCGACATCACCTTCACGGCGAGCGTCAACCGGCCCCTGGTCTCGGCCCTCGAGGTGCTGGGGCCCACTGACATGGGTACCGGCAACTAG
- a CDS encoding metallophosphoesterase has protein sequence MKDSRHNSRLSRRRFLGGAALGAAGLVGGATVLNTYHFEISRHRLAMPGLKRPLRVVQLSDLHYGPFIKEGSLEAWVAATMAESPDLIVITGDFVDTALEDGLAPLGRALAELHAPLGVWGVWGNHDYGRFPGTNLEILETRVRQAGVRVLVNEGAEVRDDLYLAGIDDARKRIRQVLRDRPSDRACLMLLHNPIVFFEYDVSVAADLTLCGHTHGGQVKLPVLGPLLLPEGYGWRFVDGWFETPNPTYISRGLGVSVLPVRFNCPAELAVFDLEPQL, from the coding sequence GTGAAGGATAGTAGGCACAACTCGAGGCTGTCGCGGCGACGGTTTCTCGGCGGCGCGGCGCTCGGCGCCGCCGGCCTGGTCGGCGGCGCTACGGTCCTCAATACCTACCACTTCGAGATCAGCCGTCACCGCCTCGCCATGCCGGGGCTCAAGCGGCCGCTCCGGGTGGTTCAGCTCAGCGACCTTCACTACGGGCCCTTCATCAAAGAGGGCTCGCTCGAGGCCTGGGTGGCGGCCACCATGGCCGAGTCGCCCGACCTCATCGTCATCACCGGCGACTTCGTCGATACCGCCCTCGAGGACGGTCTGGCGCCTCTGGGGCGCGCCCTCGCTGAGCTCCACGCACCGCTAGGGGTGTGGGGCGTCTGGGGCAACCACGACTACGGCCGCTTCCCCGGTACGAACCTAGAAATCCTCGAAACGCGGGTGCGGCAAGCGGGTGTGAGGGTGCTCGTCAACGAAGGCGCTGAAGTGCGCGACGACCTCTATCTGGCGGGCATCGACGACGCCAGGAAGCGTATCAGGCAAGTTCTTAGAGACCGGCCCAGCGACCGCGCCTGCCTGATGCTCCTTCATAACCCCATCGTCTTTTTCGAGTACGACGTTTCGGTAGCGGCAGACCTGACCCTGTGCGGCCACACCCACGGCGGCCAGGTCAAACTTCCCGTCCTTGGGCCGCTGCTCCTCCCGGAGGGCTACGGCTGGCGTTTCGTCGACGGTTGGTTCGAGACCCCGAACCCCACCTATATCTCGCGCGGCCTGGGGGTCAGCGTCTTGCCGGTCCGCTTCAACTGCCCGGCGGAACTGGCGGTCTTCGACCTCGAGCCGCAGCTCTAA
- a CDS encoding GDSL-type esterase/lipase family protein, with translation MLTLLCLLVLLAACNRNAPPVDEDELAGLASRVVSFSLIDAETGQPLAGYDPLKDAAVLDLAALPTRKLTIRANTDPQTVGSVRFGLNGAYKTANVAPYLLAGERVAGERVGDRQPWTPAVGDYRLTATPYTRPDTVGTLGTALSIAFRVSDPARAPEPQPHGVTFPFDDPAVFYSPYNWRDGGGFAESNTPGAYLKAGFSGASLKLNVDVSQLAGEAAGNYPSLRAVIDGVASDHSLGAGQTQVTLASGLSGGDHSLELHFVNVRDRVDRWFTPKNALRIGGFELASGARLSPAPLRPKRLLVFGDSITEGRLIGDDETHDATLTYIQGTAADLDAEVSIVAFGGQGYRAGGIGNVPAFSVASSHYLAQSDLSLLPQPDYILIAHGRNDLKESDRVIAGEVKATLDRLRSMAPEAALLVMVPFAGTKRAAITGGFEGYQTSADAKAYLIDLGSEGEAILASHSHDGTHPDETGHRLLAGALTAAIRASISAPARAFNSLAWTERKASPRGVTEAQGAVVDGRLYVFGGYTSWFPFCTTTEARVYDPADDTWTRLAAMPEPWSHGGTAVDGRTIYLAGSYLNEPNCTLAEVATTTVYSYDVGGDRWHDDLPPLPQPRGSGGFVRLGRNLHFFGGTDTARVDKGDHWVLSLDDPTAWTAAAPLPNPRSHMGATVLNGKIYAVGGQHSYEEKASMQRSVHVYDPTSDLWTELAPLPAPLSHTSASTFVLDGRIVVAGGERSHDKPVAEVLAYDPAKDEWRALSPLPAERRAGVAGVVGGKVVYSGGHNFSAQTYLATPAE, from the coding sequence TTGCTGACGCTGCTCTGCCTGCTCGTCCTGCTGGCGGCTTGTAACCGCAACGCGCCTCCTGTAGACGAGGACGAGCTTGCCGGCTTGGCCAGCCGGGTGGTGAGCTTCAGCCTCATCGACGCCGAGACCGGCCAGCCGCTTGCCGGTTACGACCCGCTGAAGGACGCTGCCGTGCTCGACTTGGCAGCCCTGCCGACGAGGAAGCTGACCATCCGCGCCAACACCGACCCGCAGACGGTCGGCAGCGTGCGCTTCGGGCTCAACGGCGCCTACAAGACGGCGAACGTGGCGCCCTATCTGCTGGCAGGCGAACGTGTGGCAGGCGAACGTGTGGGAGACCGCCAGCCCTGGACGCCCGCGGTGGGAGACTACCGCCTGACGGCCACACCCTATACCCGCCCCGACACGGTAGGCACCCTGGGCACTGCCTTGAGCATCGCCTTTCGCGTCAGCGACCCTGCCCGGGCGCCCGAGCCGCAGCCTCATGGGGTGACCTTTCCCTTCGACGACCCCGCCGTCTTCTACAGCCCCTACAACTGGCGTGACGGCGGCGGCTTCGCGGAGTCGAATACGCCCGGCGCCTACCTCAAGGCGGGCTTTTCGGGAGCTTCCCTCAAGCTCAACGTGGACGTGTCGCAGCTTGCGGGCGAGGCGGCCGGCAACTACCCCAGCCTGCGCGCGGTGATCGACGGGGTGGCCTCGGATCACAGCCTTGGCGCCGGGCAGACCCAGGTCACGCTGGCGAGCGGACTCAGCGGCGGCGACCACAGCCTCGAGCTGCACTTCGTCAACGTCAGGGACAGGGTGGACCGCTGGTTCACGCCCAAGAACGCGCTGCGCATAGGCGGCTTCGAGCTCGCGAGCGGCGCGCGGCTGAGCCCCGCTCCCCTGCGGCCCAAGCGGCTGCTCGTCTTCGGCGACTCCATCACCGAAGGGCGCCTCATCGGCGACGACGAGACCCACGACGCCACCCTGACCTATATTCAGGGAACGGCCGCCGACCTGGACGCCGAAGTGTCCATCGTCGCCTTTGGCGGTCAGGGCTACCGCGCGGGGGGCATCGGCAACGTGCCCGCCTTTTCGGTCGCCTCCAGCCATTACCTGGCGCAGTCGGACCTGTCACTCCTGCCGCAGCCGGACTACATCCTGATCGCTCACGGCCGCAACGACCTCAAGGAGAGCGACCGCGTGATCGCGGGCGAGGTCAAGGCCACGCTGGACAGGCTGCGGAGCATGGCGCCCGAGGCGGCGCTCTTGGTGATGGTGCCCTTCGCCGGCACCAAGCGCGCGGCCATCACCGGGGGCTTTGAGGGCTATCAGACCAGCGCCGACGCCAAGGCCTATCTGATCGACCTCGGCAGCGAGGGCGAGGCGATTCTCGCCAGCCATAGCCACGACGGCACCCACCCCGACGAGACGGGGCACCGTCTCTTGGCTGGCGCCTTGACCGCGGCGATTCGCGCCAGCATCAGCGCGCCGGCGAGAGCGTTCAACAGCCTCGCCTGGACCGAGAGGAAAGCCTCACCGCGCGGAGTGACGGAGGCGCAGGGAGCGGTGGTGGACGGCCGGCTCTACGTGTTTGGCGGCTACACCTCCTGGTTTCCCTTTTGCACCACCACCGAGGCGAGAGTCTACGACCCCGCCGACGACACCTGGACCAGGCTCGCCGCCATGCCCGAGCCGTGGAGCCACGGCGGCACGGCGGTCGACGGGCGCACCATCTACCTTGCCGGCAGCTACCTGAACGAGCCCAACTGCACCCTGGCCGAAGTGGCCACGACCACCGTCTACAGCTACGACGTGGGCGGCGACCGCTGGCACGACGACCTGCCGCCCCTGCCCCAGCCTCGCGGCTCGGGTGGCTTCGTGCGCTTGGGCCGCAACCTGCATTTTTTTGGGGGCACGGACACGGCTAGAGTGGACAAGGGCGACCACTGGGTGTTATCGCTGGACGATCCCACGGCCTGGACGGCGGCGGCGCCTCTGCCCAACCCGCGCAGCCACATGGGCGCGACGGTCCTGAACGGCAAGATCTACGCGGTCGGTGGTCAGCATAGCTACGAGGAGAAGGCGTCGATGCAGCGCTCGGTCCATGTCTACGATCCTACCAGCGACCTCTGGACGGAGCTGGCGCCCCTGCCCGCGCCTCTGTCGCACACCTCCGCCTCGACCTTCGTGTTGGACGGGCGCATCGTAGTGGCAGGCGGCGAGCGCAGTCATGATAAGCCGGTCGCCGAGGTGCTGGCCTACGACCCGGCCAAAGACGAGTGGAGAGCGCTGAGCCCGCTGCCCGCCGAGCGCCGGGCGGGGGTGGCAGGCGTCGTCGGTGGCAAGGTCGTCTATTCGGGCGGCCACAACTTCTCCGCGCAGACCTACCTGGCTACGCCCGCCGAGTGA